The Mya arenaria isolate MELC-2E11 chromosome 15, ASM2691426v1 genomic sequence AGACGGCGCTGTGTTGTTATTTATATGTCATATGTCCTCTAGAATGGACGTATGATGCGCTAGAATCGGCGCTGTGTTgtcatatactagtatatgtcaTCCGTGCTCTAGAAAGGACGTTTGAGGCACTAGAGTCGGCGCTGTGTTGTCATATATATGTCATCCGTGCTCTAGAAAGGACGTTTGAGGCACTAGAGTCGGCGCTGTGATGTCATTTATATGTCATATGTCCTCTAGAATGAACGAATGAGGCGCTAGGGTCGGCGCTGTGTTgtcatatactagtatatgtcaTCCGTGCTCTAGAAAGGACGTTTGAGGCACTAGAGTCGGCGCTGTGTTGTCATATATATGTCATCCGTGCTCTAGAAAGGACGTTTGAGGCACTAGAGTCGGCGCTGTGATGTCATTTATATGTCATATGTCCTCTAGAATGAACGAATGAGGCGCTAGGGTCGGCGCTGTGTTgtcatatactagtatatgtcaTCCGTGCTCTAGAAAGGACGTTTGAGGCACTAGAGTCGGCGCTGTGTtgtcatatatatgtcattCGTGCTTTAGAAAGGACCTTTGCGGCACTAGAGTCGGCGCTGTGTTgtcatatactagtatatgtcaTCCATGCTCTAGAAAGGACGTTTGAGGCACTAGAGTCGGCGCGGGGTTGTCATATATATGTCATCCGTGCTCTAGAAAGGACGTAAGAGGCGCTAGAATCGGCGCTGTGTTGTCATATACTAGTACATGTCACCCGTGCTCTAGAAATGACGTTTGAGGCACTAGAGTCGGCGCTGTCCTGTCATATATGTGACATCCGTGCTCTAAAAAGGACGTTTGAGGCACTAGATTCGGCGCTGTGAtgtcatatatatgtcatatgtCCTCTAGAATGGACGAATGAGGCGCTAGGGTCGGCGCTGTGTTgtcatatactagtatatgtcaTCCGTGCTCTAGAAAGGACGTTTGAGGCACTAGAGTCGGCGCTGTGTTGTCATATATATGTCATCCGTGCTCTAGAAAGGACATTTGAGGCACTAGAGTCGGCGCTGTGCTGTCATATATGTGACATCCGTGCTCTAGAAAGGACGTTTGAGGCACTAGAGTCGGCGCTGTGAtgtcatatatatgtcatatgtCCTCTAGAATGGACGAATGAGGCGCTAGGGTCGGCGCTGTGCTgtcatatactagtatatgtcaTCCGTGCTCTAGAACGGACGTTTGAGGCATTAGAGTCGGCGCTGTTTTGTCATATATATGTCATCCGTGCTCTAGAAAGGACGTAAGAGGCGCTAGAGTCGGCGCTGTGAtgtcatatatatgtcatatgtCCTCTAGAACGGACGAATGAGGCGCTAGGGTCGGCGCTGTGTAGTCATGTGTATATCATCTGTTCTATAGAAAGGACGAATGAGGCGCTGGAGTCGGCGCTGTGTAGTCATATATATGCAATTCCTGCTATAAAACGGACGAATGAGGCTCTAGAGTCGGCACTGTGTTGTCATCTATATGTCATCTGTGCTCTAGAAAGGACGTATGAGGCGCTAGAGTCGGCGTTGTGTTGTCATATATATGCCATATGTCCTCTAGAAAGGAAGTAAGAGGCGCTAGAGTCGGCGTTGTGTtgtcatatatatgtcatatgtCCTCTAGAAAGGACGCATGATGCGCTAGAATAGGTGCTGTGTTGTCTTATACTAGTATATGTCATCCGTGCTCTAAAAAGGACGTGTGAGGCACTAGAGTCGGTGCTGTGAtgtcatatatatgtcatatgtCCTCTAGAATGGACGAATGAGGCGCTAGGGTCGGCGCTGTGTAGTCATGTGTATATCATCTGTGCTATAGAAAGAACAAATGAGGCGCTAGAGTCGGCGCTGTGTAGTCATATATATGCAATTCCAGCTATAAAACGGACGAATGAGGCTCTAGAGTCGGCACTGTGTAGTCATGTGTATATCATCTGTGCCCTAGAAAAGACGTATGAGGCGCTAGAGTCGACGTTGTGttgttatatatatgtcatatgtCCTCTAGAAAGGACGTATGGGGCGCTATAGTCGGCGCTGTGTAGTCATGTGTATGTCATCCGTGCTCAAGAAAGGACGATTGAGGCGCTAGAGTCGGCGCTGTGTTGTCATGTTAATGTCAAATGTCCTCTAGAATGGACGTATGAGGTGCTGGAATCGGCGCTGTGTTCTCCTCAATATCGGCGCTGTGTAGTCATGTGTATATCATCTGTGCTCTAGAAAAGACCATTGTGGCGCTAAAGTCGGCGCTGTGTAGAAATGTGCATGTCATCCGTGCTCTAGAAAGGACGAATGAGGCGCTAGAGTCGACGCTATGATGTCATCTATACGTTATCTTTGCTCAAGAAATGACGAATGAGGGGCTGAAGTCGACGCTATGTTGTCTTGTTTGTATCATCCATGCCCTAGAATGGACGAATGAGGCAATAGAGTCGGCGCTGTGCTGTCATATATGTCATCTGTGCTCTTAAAAGGACGAATGAGGCGCTAGAGACGGCGCTGTGTCGTCATCTATATATAATCTGTGCTTAAGAAAGGACGAATGAGGCGCTAGAGTCGGCGATGTGTTGTCATTTATATGCCATCCGTGCTCTAGAATGGACGAATGAGGAGCAAGAGACGGCGATGTGTTGTCACCTATATGTCATCCGGTTCTGGAAAGGACGAATGAGGCGCTAAAGTTGGTGCGGTGTAATCATGTGTATGTCATCCGTGCTCCAGAAAAGAGGAATGAGGTGCAAGAGACGGCGCTGTACTGTGATCTACATGTCATATATGCTCTAGAATTAACGAATTAGGCGCTAGAGACGGTGATTTGTTGTCATATATAAGTCATCTTCGCTCTAGAAAGGACGAATGAGGCGCAAGAGACGACGCTGTGCTGTCATCTTAACGTTATCTGTGCTCTACATAGGACGAATGAGGCGCTAAGATCGGCGCTGTATTGTCATCTATATGTTATCTGTGCTGTAAAAAGGATGAATGAGGCGCTGTGTTGTCATGTATATGTCATCCGTGATCTAGAAAGGACGAATGAGGCGCTATAGTCTGCCcccatgtttattttaacaaatttctaaacatttaaaccattttaatttttttcccAAGTCGACTGTCACATTCTACGAACAATGATCGATCGAAAATATGCGCGCTTTTTTCTACAAATGCGTCACGAGATGGAACAGGCTATAAGAAATCAGAGAATAATAAAACGTCCACATGTTAATAAAACGTTCATATGTTAATTCTCGCGGTTAATATATAAAAGATTAAtaatacaactttaaaaaatataacaattctatttgatttgaattttatatacatgtacatataaattgtACATACTTAgtttggttattatttcaaataattatcttaaatttCAACTTGTCAGATACATAACAAAACCAAAATGTGTTATCATTGTGCATTTTTCGCTTAATATGGAAACTTTATTTGATCAAATAGATATGAACACGAATAACTGCATAACCAATCAGTTTCTTAAATCCGTAACAAAGGTAGACACACTGTTAAGGCTGTAACGTGTGTGGTTCAAAACCCAATACTTTTGATGTGAATCTGAATATTTAATCGTAGCTGACATCGGATTAATCATAAAATCATGATAAACTCCATATTTGTGTATCTTTAATTCGAATACATCCTGTATCTTCAGCCTTTGAAATTGCAGGTAGGCGATTATTTAGGGCgcttttgttgataccaaaccagtttcagttttggtttcaatggtttcagcagtttcgaAACTGGCtttgatagttttgcttgaagtaacaaatgcatggttttgtgtacattttcaacaacatggCGGAGCTACTGTACTGCTACTGAGCTACACAATTACAGATATAACCCttttcatttagctcatttgcccattgttaggcattgttataaaaaaatattgagtttcaacaaacaaGGTTGATCACtatccgccatgttgttttcgaaTTAAACAAGTTTTCGGATGTACGAACCGACGAAACTGCCTTCGGTAGAGGTTTCGATAGCTTCAAACaccggtttcggttttcgttaaaacaCGATtgaaactggttttggttttatttggttacaacaaatacacagttcgtgaaaccgatataaaaccgaaactagtttattaccaacaaaaactcCCTTAGTAATAGGCttaattgttttggaaacaggtttgtcgaagtgtttgatgaaactaatcaccttattaaacttcagttaaaaaacaaaggtggggctctttaagcggcatagactgccctatgtttcatttaaaatggtgcagtaaaagaaaagttatctttgattttagtctttattttaagcaaaatgttgccttctgttttagcatatatgacgtaatttagcacgtggtatacacacactgctacTGCCACGCATCTTATACAAACTCCTACATCAGATTTGCGTTGACAATATAAGAGGCTGTACTTCAAGACAGCTCGCTACGCAAACTCAACTTATTCttgttcattaaaatattacttcaggtcatcttactaTAACATATTTCACATGTTTGTCAAGTCAAGGGCAGCTCGCACGGGAAAAGATTGAACTTCGCTTTTAACTAGGCAGCAGATGAATGCATATGTAGGAACAATCGagataacttaaataaaactatgtAACAGTTTTTGATGACATGAAGTgtattcttaatgattaagaatgggcggagtgaacGTAGCGAACTAgtccttcttaatcataaagaattaactttatgttatataactgacttagaatacaacctcattggctgatacattgtcaacgcaaaatctggcGCAAGGAGTGTGTATCGAATGactggcagtaggcggacctttaagtATGcgcgaagaaaaaaatcttaatgattatgGGTTGTCCgcttagcgcactcgcttctcaccaaggcgacccgggttcgattcccggcctgggcgcatgtgagatTGGCTTGTGGTCACCaaaccggacaagtgggttttcccggtactccggttttccccaccacacaagaccacactctcgcgcaacatcgtgccaacgagagtaacttagtataagctatcatagcttccttccttcacaatcgttgcaaaatatataattgttaaagtAAAGCAagtgaaagaaaataaataggTCTTTATTTACTTgagtttatttcattatcagctatcaacaaaacaaatatctaatTTGAAGgtaaaactaaaacaacaataaaaacatataacttTAAAGTTCAATCACGTTACTGTGGCGCTTTACTCGAGTTGTTGGTCTTCGTATAAGCCGATGCAATAGACGGTGCTCAGCAAACTATGATTATAGAATGTATCCATTTAGCTCTGTCCTTAAGCAAGCATGATTGAGATAATTGAGATGTTATACTTTGATAAAACACGTTCCGACCAATTCTACACAACTGTCATTGTTGAACttgataaattttcaaaaaagaaagatatttaataaaatagtgCGAATTAGTGCCTGATTTCAAACATCCATTTCTTAAAAGATAAAGCAATCACCAAAGGCCACCTTATTGATTTGGTAGTCTGTAGTAGTCTTAAAGattttgcccccccccccccctcgaaaaaaataataattaaataataataataataataataataataataataataataataataaaatagtaatgataatttaaataaaaatactcaTAATTGTAGAAATACATCCACGAAAAAAATGCAAGTGCTTTTTGAGACAAACTCTGCTAAAATTTTCATTCGTAGAATTTGCTCAACTTCTGTTTTAACCTACATAGCCTAGGTTTCAAATGCTTGCTAAGTACTCAACTTCAAAACTGAATATATAACATGAACTTTTGgaacatttaatgttttgtccAACAAATAAACTTTTGCAATTAAAAGAATGATATGTTATTGCGTTTTTTAATATGAATCGTATTTCAAGtatagaatataagtatctattatgtgtttccggtatggatagaaaaatccgacccgaggccTAGGTaagcgcgtaagccggtaacgaagcttgccgagttaccggccacgcagcgtgtcCGAGGTTCGGAATTTTCGATCCGGTCCGGAAAAATATGATTGATATTACGctttttgaaatggcataaaatacatttcataagtcatacaataaaataaataagaagtgTCGCGTTTTTGCGCGTGACTCTTCTTACTTGTCGAGTGTAAGACTGTTTTCCCAGCACTgatcacatgaccggaaacaagCGTCCAGTATGAAAGAATACGTTGTTGTACATTCATATAGTTACCATATAATTAAGTAATGGCTAAAGGTTATTTGTAtcgataaataaataaatctggAGTATCGCAAGCACTCGGCGTATACAACTGTATTAAATACCTATTCAACAGATTAGTGTGTGAGATTATACTTTATACACTGACCCAACTTCCATTTCACtgatttaaatgaataacagGTGACTGCTGATTTACCCAATTTAATATTATGCATGTTTGAAAAATGCTGCTAACCCATTGCATAAATTTGAGAACTAATGAATGCTATCGTCAAATATCAACCTCAATTAGGGGTTGAAGTTTTTCCTATAAGGTTTATTGGTGTAGGAACACATGTTTACAGTGCCGATGCTTCTTTATTAATTCAGGCTAACTTCATCGTCAGTTTGGATATACCACGTGGTTTTCGACGTCACGTTAGGTTATTGCAGAAAGCAAAATACATGCGTCCACTCAGATAGGATTATCGCTGTACGTTCGtaattttcatatcaatttttacaaaacaaagcaCATGTTAAGGGGAAATGTAACCGAGTATAGCGTACATTTTTCCACTATTTCCACctcttttataaaaatgtgacgtcacgtggtatgtccacaaTAACCGTGCACTATTGGGTCTTTCTATAATGGTTTTGAGACTGTGTCGCGTCAAAccatttacttttaaaagtacATACTTACAACCTAAAACCACTACTAAAAGAGGAAATAGAAGAGACAACATCATTTTACACATTTAACATTGATACTGaacattaaatataaactaGAATAGTGTATTGACGTCACTAGGTGGCTACATTCTTACCAATGTTAACTTTGTTCAGACAGTTTCAtgatattttcacatttttcactATATCTCGTATATGTATCCCTCCTGTATGGGATCCATACCGAAGCTTCgacaaaaacttaaataaacgCACAAGCCACGTGTCATTTTCCACGTGAGACCACGTGTGTACCCAGTGATGACGCGTGAACTCAAATTGGGACGTCACCTCTGTCTTTCGGGCTGCTAAAATAAGACAACCCCTTTTTACTAAGGGCGGCTTGTTTTTGAGTTTACAGTTTTCGACCAGCAAACTTTGAGGTTTGTCATACTGATGGTTGAAGTATATCGTGTTTGGAATGTACACACAATTGTCAGCTATACAATTTCGACGGACGACAAACGGTTCGTTTCCATCTATGTACGTTAGAGATGTATTACTCTTTCTTGGCACCAGAGTGTGcataaatatgaaatactgCTCAGTAACAAACACTGGCCCCGTTCTGTCTATCGCTGTTAATCCAGTTGTGCTATTTCCTATGTTTTGAAGAAGCTGTTTTAAAAACGGATGACGGGATCGACAAAATATTATCGCATTGTTTATGACAATATCCCTTTTATACAATATACTGCTGTGTTCAAACGGTTCACTAGGAATGATACACGTGTATTTGTACGTGACCCTGTTTAGCGGGCGTATAACCTCCACATCTGTGTCTAAATAAACCCCACCTATCTCGTACAGTACTACATATCTCAGTAAGTCACTCCGTTCAATAGgattaataaaattgtcaaacacaTCTATAAGCTGCGGATGTCGTCTAGCAATCAGGTCTCGTGCGTTTTCATTGGTCCAGAAAAAGTAGTCCCAAGTGGGGTTGAATTGGATGAGCGATTTTACACTCTTAATGTTAATATGTGGAACATATTCTGTTGAATGGGTTTGGTGAAAGACATGAGGTATCAACGGTTCTTTTCTGTCCTCATTCGTAGGAAAGTCTTCATTGACCGACGGTTCAAACGGTTCTAGTTCATCTGGATTAATAATTGGCGCATCGTCTTCGTTAAGTGTTTCtgactgttgttgttgttgctctgaaaaaaatgaatagcaTATTAGGCCGTTTTAACATGTGCTCGGCATCAGCTGTCAGCATACTATAAAACCGAACCAGTCAAACACCATTGGGTATATTCCATATGTGCGCATGCGCATCCAGTCGGCGTCCGATCCGTGTCCGCGGCGTAAATTTGGcttgacaaaaacaacagcagacATATAGAAACAGTGGTAAAACTTAATTTACGAACAAAAATGCAgaagaaacattaaacaaatcagaatcaaatcaaaatatttgtatcatttgaacGCTTTTCTGCATGGAAATCCAACGTGTTAATAATGAGTTTTTATGTCTTTGGATAtcaaaaattacttttttaagtCGAAAAATAGTGGCGACTATTGAACTTAACTGTCGTTTTAACTCTTAGCTGAAATTCCTTCTTAGAAATGCAATTTCTTTATGATATTTTGCGTAAACTTAGAATAGGGTTTCCGTTTTAATATGCGGAGCGTTAAACGGATACGGTTAGCGTACTCATGGAATCCTAACGATTACACATAATTTGATGTGTGTATATATCCCTGTTTTGCATGCCGTTCAAATGCAATggcccattcggaactcctcggccatttttatagaaaacaacctcggatgtatgccggtacatcagttgaagtagttcgtatctttattaattataccgttaaatgtagtgttttagagtcgtatttattgatctaagtttaaattgattgacagtgaagtgttttactacaaacataattaagactccaaagagtaaagtcataaagtttaattgCTTAATataattactacgcgatctacttgcagcggacttaaacgtatcactttttgagtatgtaaaccgtccaaatacacccgaagttgttttcgataaaaatggccgaggagctccgaatggcaATGACCCCAACATTCATCAATAAAGATAGTTCGATAAACgagtggtctgtctgtgttgatGTCCCTCGTGCAGTGTCTCTTTTTGGTATTTAAACTCAATGTGAGTATACCACAtgattacgtcatatatgctacgtcgaaaggcaacatttttcttaaagtaaagacttaaatcaaaagTAACTTTcctttactacaccattttaaataaaaaagggcagtatatgccgcttacagagccccgcctttgtgTTATTACAGAAGTTTGATaatgattagtttcatcaaacacttcgacaaaataatgtttttacagtgctccgtcagacggccatattgtgaaaaggtttatcgaagtgttttaacaaactaaactctcaatcaaactctggtaaaagaccgaaggccgGGCTCCATACGCGGCGTAGActgtgttatttttcatttaaaatggtgaagaaattgtgaagttatctttgtttaaagttttcatctgaagcaaaatattgtcttccgacgaagcatttatgatacaattcatcacgtggtatgtatacacacacacacactgaaacTGGTCTTTGTGAATTGTTTGTTCACACTTGCGAATGCAAAACCCAAATACACTCATATATTTGAAGAGCTTTAATTGATTTGAAGAGGTCTCTTAGTATTCAACTGATAAGTGCAACAGATAATTTGTAGGTAGCTTCAATTGCAACAGGTCCGTTATTGtccataatttatttttgaaacaaggGAATATTTTATTGTGATTTGGATGTATCTGTGATTGAATTGTAAATCCCTCCAAATGATTTAGAGAGAATTCTTATTTAACTGATACTAGCATTAATTCGATTTGAACCATCAACACTGAGTTTAAAAAGTCCATTTTTTGAACAGCTCTTTATAAGATTGAGTACATGTAGATTGCGTGTTCTATACGCGTGGCCTTCTCCTTGTATCTGTCATtgtataataatgaataacacaaaatttacatagaggataatgtttaatttcagtgtaagatcgtaatatatctCATCGAGTGAACACTAAACGAGATGAAATAAATTGCTAtataacactgaaacaaacgttttcttttttgtatttgataatatatttctaaaactgGAAACAACCTCTCTGACAAATTTCCtagatatttgggctgaaaatgttacctttaGAGTGTTagcaaggtatttccatatttgggctcagtgacctagtttttgaccccagatgacccatattcgaacttgagctagaaatcatcaagacaacctttctgacaaatttccaggttatttgggctgaaaatgttacatcGAGAGTGTTATCAaggtattttcatatttaggctctgtgacctagtttttgaccccagatgacccatattcgaacttgagttAGAAATCTTCataacaacctttctgacaaatttcaagGACATTTGGGCTCAAAATcttacctcgagagtgttaacaaggtatatccatatttgggctctgtgacctagtttttgaccccagatgacccatattcgaacttgagttGGAAATCTTCAAAACatcctttctgacaaatttccaggatatttgggctcaaaatgttacctcgagagtgttaacaaggtatttccatagttgggctctgtgacctagttctTGATCTCAGATGACCCATTTTCGAACTTAAGCtagaaatcaacaaaacactCTTTCTAGCAAATtttcaggatatttgggctgaaaatgttacctctggAGTgtaaacaaggtatttccatatttgggctctgtcacctaatttttgaccccagatgacccatatttgaatTTGAGCTTGACATcttcaaaacaacctttctgacaaaattccaggatatttgggctgaaaatgtaaGCTCTAGAGTGTttacaaggtatttccatattttggcTCTGTACCCTAGTTTTTGATCCCAGATGACTCATTTTCGAACTTAAGTTGGAAATCTTCAAAACaacttttctgacaaatttccaggatatttgggcaaAAAATGTTGTCTCGAGAGtcttaacaaggtatttccatatttgggctctgtgacctagtttttgaccccagatgacccatattcgaacttgggCTAGAAATCATTCAACCAACCTTAccgacaaatttccaggatatttgggctaaaaatgtcacctctagagtgttaacatggtATTTCTATATTTGGGGTCtgtaacctagtttttgaccccagatgacccatattcgaacttgagctagaaattatcaaaacaacctttctgacatattttcaggatatttgggctgaaaatgttacctcgagagtgttaacaaggtatttcgaTAGTTGGTCTCTGTGACCTTTTTtatgaccccagatgacccatatttgaatTTGAGC encodes the following:
- the LOC128218688 gene encoding uncharacterized protein LOC128218688; this encodes MRVTCKRACCCCTAICLVITVMLLSSQEQQQQQSETLNEDDAPIINPDELEPFEPSVNEDFPTNEDRKEPLIPHVFHQTHSTEYVPHINIKSVKSLIQFNPTWDYFFWTNENARDLIARRHPQLIDVFDNFINPIERSDLLRYVVLYEIGGVYLDTDVEVIRPLNRVTYKYTCIIPSEPFEHSSILYKRDIVINNAIIFCRSRHPFLKQLLQNIGNSTTGLTAIDRTGPVFVTEQYFIFMHTLVPRKSNTSLTYIDGNEPFVVRRNCIADNCVYIPNTIYFNHQYDKPQSLLVENCKLKNKPPLVKRGCLILAARKTEVTSQFEFTRHHWVHTWSHVENDTWLVRLFKFLSKLRYGSHTGGIHIRDIVKNVKIS